The proteins below are encoded in one region of Methanosarcina barkeri 3:
- a CDS encoding TrmB family transcriptional regulator, translated as MTRKIIENLQKLGFTGNEAKIYAVLVCLKQARASEIAENSGVPRSKVYGTLRGMEKKGYVQIIEGEPTLFCCVEPEELIFRIRTDFMLSLIETANELSALSPATNGFSVGSFRKLKVRV; from the coding sequence ATCTTCAAAAGCTGGGTTTTACCGGAAACGAAGCTAAAATCTACGCAGTACTTGTCTGCCTTAAGCAAGCGCGAGCCAGTGAAATCGCAGAAAATTCCGGAGTCCCCAGATCCAAAGTTTATGGAACGCTCAGAGGAATGGAGAAGAAAGGATATGTCCAGATAATAGAGGGTGAACCAACTCTTTTTTGCTGCGTAGAGCCCGAAGAGCTCATTTTCAGGATAAGGACGGACTTTATGCTTTCTCTAATCGAGACTGCAAATGAACTTAGCGCTTTAAGTCCTGCAACTAACGGTTTTTCTGTAGGAAGTTTTCGCAAATTAAAAGTACGTGTCTAA